In Gemmatimonadota bacterium, the following are encoded in one genomic region:
- a CDS encoding phytanoyl-CoA dioxygenase family protein, translating into MTPVPTDYDLDLKVAELRISGFTIFEDLVAPEKIDRIREAFMPRLERLKAREAHEIHPKERGDVRTGKGRQQFVNRYTMHVPWEPPFSDPEIYEHPVVLAFLERYWGVDDFHITCYHSNNPYPGSEYQPWHRDIHLITPHIGLPVCPHFGIKFPLVDTSEENGSFEVMPGTQYLADPDMEKSYDDVLLRGDFPPAHRLNLKKGTFWVQDPRALHRGTPNRSNHARVELVICYSRPWFRTSTIEMTESEYGKLSNRGRTLLSRSTIVTA; encoded by the coding sequence ATGACGCCTGTGCCAACAGACTACGACCTCGATCTGAAGGTTGCGGAACTCAGGATCAGCGGATTCACGATCTTCGAGGACCTCGTCGCACCGGAGAAAATAGATCGCATACGGGAGGCCTTCATGCCGCGGCTGGAACGGCTCAAGGCCCGTGAAGCACATGAGATCCACCCGAAGGAAAGGGGAGATGTCCGCACGGGCAAGGGACGGCAGCAGTTCGTCAACCGCTATACCATGCACGTACCCTGGGAACCGCCTTTCTCCGATCCGGAGATCTACGAGCACCCCGTGGTGCTGGCTTTCCTGGAACGATACTGGGGCGTCGACGATTTCCACATCACCTGCTACCACTCCAACAATCCCTATCCGGGCAGCGAGTACCAGCCCTGGCACCGGGACATTCACCTGATTACGCCCCATATCGGCCTGCCGGTCTGCCCTCATTTCGGCATCAAGTTCCCCCTGGTGGACACCAGTGAAGAGAACGGCAGCTTCGAAGTCATGCCGGGCACGCAATACCTGGCGGACCCCGACATGGAGAAATCCTACGATGACGTGCTGCTGCGGGGGGATTTCCCGCCCGCCCACCGGCTGAACCTGAAAAAGGGCACGTTCTGGGTGCAGGACCCGAGGGCCCTTCACCGGGGCACGCCGAACCGTTCGAACCATGCCCGGGTGGAGCTGGTCATCTGCTATTCGAGACCGTGGTTCCGCACGTCCACGATCGAGATGACGGAATCGGAATACGGCAAGCTCTCGAACCGCGGCAGGACGCTGCTGTCACGCAGCACGATCGTGACGGCGTGA
- a CDS encoding phytanoyl-CoA dioxygenase family protein, which yields MLSSGQIDHFHTFGFLVIRQTFARDEVDALIREAAATCTQKLGRDIGEEEWLWDGEFVESRPALTRLVEDDRIYLPVTELLGDDLIWIGSEGMWGIDPELADHTWHFDGHKTSRLLDYTRTKVMLYLDPQTKDTGALRVIPGSHRDPLHQALLPLQDAHLGGDPSPFGVDGLRIPGCAVETEPGDIVLFNQWLYHAVFGKTGKRRVIVFKFGPRPRTGAHRDMLREGAPQGFRPHPSFLDSERPRLRRLAEGMEAVGRKAE from the coding sequence ATGCTGTCCAGTGGCCAGATCGATCATTTCCACACCTTCGGTTTTCTGGTCATTCGCCAGACGTTTGCCCGGGACGAAGTAGATGCGCTGATCCGGGAGGCCGCCGCGACGTGCACACAGAAGCTCGGCCGCGACATCGGTGAAGAAGAATGGCTGTGGGACGGGGAGTTCGTGGAGTCGCGTCCCGCGCTGACGCGGCTCGTGGAGGACGACCGGATTTACCTGCCCGTGACGGAACTGCTGGGCGACGACCTCATCTGGATCGGTTCGGAGGGGATGTGGGGGATCGATCCTGAGTTGGCCGACCACACGTGGCATTTCGACGGTCACAAGACGTCACGGTTGCTCGACTATACCCGGACCAAGGTCATGCTGTATCTCGATCCGCAGACAAAGGATACCGGCGCGCTTCGGGTCATACCCGGTTCCCACCGGGATCCCTTGCACCAGGCGCTCCTGCCCCTCCAGGATGCTCACCTGGGCGGCGATCCCAGCCCCTTCGGGGTCGACGGCCTTCGGATCCCCGGTTGCGCCGTCGAGACCGAACCCGGCGATATCGTCCTGTTCAACCAGTGGCTCTACCACGCGGTTTTCGGCAAGACGGGGAAACGGCGGGTCATCGTTTTCAAGTTCGGCCCCCGTCCACGCACCGGTGCCCACCGGGACATGCTACGTGAAGGCGCTCCGCAGGGTTTCAGGCCCCACCCGTCATTCCTGGATAGCGAGCGTCCCCGCTTGCGACGACTGGCCGAGGGCATGGAAGCGGTCGGCAGGAAAGCCGAATAG
- a CDS encoding efflux RND transporter permease subunit has translation MTLRRRALRRRALRRRVSPLRVASGHDQESTRLTCESDMFKFLSPYNWTAFAFRRPVTVFMVLVSAILFGAVSFRLLPMELVPARDGIWMNVWVPYPNSTPEDNVHLIARPLEGELKTLRGLRRVESNSSTNGVNVNLVFEPGTDMKLAYVEVRDRVERVRPALPDEINRIWVRKFSSTDIPIMYLSLSWHGDRDALFQVVDEQLIPRIERIDGIAGIDAWGSRSRQVIIDLDEDLLKAYRVNVEQFIRAMDQANMDSPGGYVEDGGFRYIVRLSGAFETVQDIQSYPINERGLKLSDVARVEYRKPTSYRRFRLNGQDAVGMVISKESNANTVEVTAAVKETLSDLTRDPRWPGLTYFIFFEQSSWILNSLKALGTAGMWGGLFALGVLFFFLRRYRTTFIIAASIPASILVTFTVMYFVNTGYGILSLNLISLMGLMLGIGMLVDNAVVVLENIVRLRRMGVEPVQAAIQGAREVSVAVSAATLTTAIVFLPLLFIGGGNAQTEMREFGLVITISLISSLVMSLSFIPLLASRLLREGGLPTVSLLEALEQRYAQVIGWVLNHRLDVALILGGFVILTFLVPMRSVTMDNSSSDPRRVWMYIEPGEYASLEYTDRFVTDLENQWMASADSLNIRAIRSDFRPGRITFEVFLQNGADDSAWDVLRHKAKAPWVWGSLALCAVVLILVRRKPNALQITAVLTALYVAILLILGTQGGVQTFRTSEEVARTIRETIPEVPGLVVRWRWGEGGEEDPRVSIALHGENPRRLEQIAEDVNARLGQLPEITAITTDLDNEETQDEVQVTVDREVSGKFGLTPRRVAEMTLSGIRGNELKRLKTEDREIRVWVQSKEEDRETVHQLRDQAVYLDDGTQLPLATMASFTQTPAFRTVFRRDSETILMVRANTTKEGIETLGGKISTSLADLSLPRGYSWRLGDRWEQLEEDTAAMVTAILLALVAVLLLLGSLFESYIDPLIIILVSIPFAYFGCYWMLWATGTNMSVLAMIGIVILIGVVVNNAIVFIDHIKHLEREGRLKGRELIIQAGRDRLRPILMTAFTTMLGLLPMAIGTATLGDQPYYPMGRSVMGGLIFSTIGAMIALPLVYSAFEDLRNWWGGIVARIKRPV, from the coding sequence ATGACGCTCCGGCGGCGAGCGCTCCGGCGGCGAGCGCTCCGGCGGAGGGTCTCGCCCCTGAGGGTCGCGTCCGGTCATGACCAGGAGTCAACGAGACTGACATGCGAGTCTGATATGTTCAAATTCCTTTCCCCCTACAACTGGACCGCCTTCGCCTTCCGCAGGCCCGTCACCGTGTTCATGGTCCTGGTCAGCGCGATCCTCTTCGGAGCGGTCTCTTTCCGGCTTCTGCCGATGGAGCTCGTTCCGGCGAGGGACGGTATCTGGATGAACGTCTGGGTTCCCTATCCCAATTCCACGCCGGAGGACAACGTCCACCTGATCGCCCGTCCGCTGGAAGGGGAATTGAAGACCCTGCGCGGACTGCGGCGCGTGGAGTCCAATTCGAGCACCAACGGCGTGAACGTCAACCTCGTCTTCGAGCCGGGCACTGACATGAAGCTGGCCTACGTGGAGGTCAGGGACCGCGTGGAACGGGTGCGGCCGGCGCTGCCGGACGAGATCAACCGGATCTGGGTGCGGAAGTTCTCCAGCACGGACATCCCCATCATGTATCTCTCCCTGTCCTGGCACGGCGACCGCGACGCCCTGTTCCAGGTCGTCGACGAGCAGCTGATCCCCCGCATCGAGCGGATCGACGGCATCGCCGGCATCGACGCGTGGGGTTCCAGGTCCAGGCAGGTGATCATCGACCTGGACGAGGACCTGCTGAAGGCGTACAGGGTGAACGTGGAACAGTTCATCCGCGCCATGGACCAGGCCAACATGGACTCGCCCGGAGGCTACGTGGAAGACGGCGGGTTCCGCTATATCGTCCGGCTTTCGGGCGCCTTCGAAACCGTGCAGGACATCCAGTCCTACCCGATCAATGAAAGGGGCCTCAAGCTCAGCGACGTGGCACGGGTGGAATACCGGAAGCCCACGTCATACCGCCGGTTCCGCCTGAACGGCCAGGACGCCGTGGGCATGGTGATCAGCAAGGAGTCGAACGCCAACACGGTGGAAGTCACGGCGGCCGTGAAGGAGACCCTGAGCGACCTGACCCGCGATCCGCGCTGGCCCGGCCTGACCTACTTCATCTTCTTCGAGCAGTCTTCCTGGATACTGAATTCACTGAAAGCGCTTGGCACCGCAGGCATGTGGGGCGGCCTGTTCGCCCTGGGCGTGCTGTTTTTCTTCCTGCGGCGGTACAGGACGACTTTCATCATCGCCGCATCCATCCCCGCATCCATCCTCGTGACCTTCACGGTCATGTATTTCGTGAATACCGGTTACGGCATCCTGTCGCTCAACCTCATTTCGCTCATGGGGCTGATGCTCGGCATCGGGATGCTGGTGGACAACGCCGTGGTGGTGCTGGAGAACATCGTCCGGCTTCGGCGGATGGGTGTGGAGCCCGTGCAGGCGGCGATCCAGGGCGCCCGCGAAGTATCGGTGGCCGTCAGCGCCGCCACGTTGACGACGGCTATCGTGTTCCTGCCCCTGCTATTCATAGGAGGCGGAAACGCGCAGACGGAGATGCGCGAGTTCGGTCTGGTCATCACCATCTCCCTGATCTCGTCCCTGGTGATGTCGCTCAGCTTCATACCGCTCCTGGCTTCCCGGCTGCTACGAGAAGGAGGCCTGCCGACGGTCAGCCTGCTGGAAGCACTCGAACAACGGTACGCCCAGGTGATCGGATGGGTGCTGAACCACCGGCTCGACGTGGCGCTCATCCTGGGGGGCTTCGTCATCCTGACCTTTCTGGTGCCCATGCGCAGCGTGACCATGGACAATTCGTCCTCGGACCCGCGCCGGGTCTGGATGTATATCGAACCCGGCGAGTACGCCAGCCTGGAATACACCGACCGGTTCGTGACCGACCTGGAGAACCAGTGGATGGCTTCGGCCGATTCGCTGAACATCCGGGCCATACGTTCCGATTTCCGGCCCGGACGCATCACCTTCGAAGTGTTCCTCCAGAACGGCGCGGACGACTCGGCCTGGGACGTCCTGCGGCACAAGGCAAAAGCGCCCTGGGTCTGGGGATCGCTCGCCCTGTGCGCGGTCGTGCTCATCCTGGTGCGCAGGAAACCCAACGCGCTGCAGATCACCGCCGTGCTGACGGCGCTGTACGTCGCGATCCTGTTGATCCTCGGCACCCAGGGCGGCGTGCAGACATTCCGGACTTCGGAAGAGGTCGCCAGGACCATAAGGGAGACCATCCCCGAGGTGCCGGGGCTCGTCGTGAGATGGCGATGGGGCGAGGGCGGCGAGGAAGATCCGAGGGTGAGCATCGCCCTGCACGGAGAAAACCCGAGGCGGCTCGAACAGATCGCGGAGGACGTGAACGCGCGGCTGGGCCAGTTGCCGGAGATCACGGCCATCACCACCGACCTGGACAACGAGGAAACGCAGGATGAGGTCCAGGTCACCGTGGACCGGGAGGTCTCGGGCAAGTTCGGTCTTACGCCCCGGCGCGTCGCCGAAATGACCCTTTCGGGGATCCGCGGCAACGAACTGAAGCGCCTGAAGACCGAAGACCGGGAAATCCGGGTATGGGTACAGTCCAAGGAGGAGGACCGCGAGACCGTCCACCAGCTCCGGGACCAGGCAGTCTACCTGGACGATGGCACCCAGCTCCCGCTGGCCACCATGGCCAGTTTCACCCAGACGCCGGCCTTCAGGACCGTTTTCCGCCGGGACAGCGAGACCATCCTGATGGTCCGCGCGAACACCACCAAAGAGGGCATAGAAACCCTCGGCGGCAAAATCAGCACCAGCCTGGCGGACCTCTCCCTGCCCAGGGGCTATTCATGGCGCCTCGGGGACCGGTGGGAGCAGCTGGAGGAAGATACGGCCGCCATGGTGACCGCGATCCTCCTCGCACTCGTTGCCGTACTATTGCTCCTGGGATCCCTGTTCGAGTCCTATATCGATCCCCTGATCATCATCCTCGTGTCCATCCCCTTCGCCTACTTCGGGTGCTACTGGATGCTGTGGGCTACCGGTACCAACATGTCGGTACTCGCCATGATCGGCATCGTGATACTGATCGGGGTCGTGGTCAACAACGCCATCGTCTTCATCGACCACATCAAGCACCTGGAGCGGGAGGGCCGCCTGAAGGGCCGGGAGCTGATCATCCAGGCCGGCCGCGACCGCCTGCGGCCAATCCTGATGACGGCGTTTACCACCATGCTCGGCCTGCTGCCCATGGCCATCGGAACCGCCACCCTGGGCGACCAGCCCTATTATCCCATGGGCCGCTCCGTCATGGGCGGGTTGATCTTCTCCACCATCGGCGCCATGATCGCGCTGCCCCTGGTCTACAGCGCCTTCGAGGACCTGCGAAACTGGTGGGGAGGCATCGTGGCGAGGATCAAGCGGCCGGTCTGA